From Rhododendron vialii isolate Sample 1 chromosome 10a, ASM3025357v1, the proteins below share one genomic window:
- the LOC131302865 gene encoding uncharacterized protein LOC131302865 has protein sequence MPQLETFNGSTGPLDHLETYKSLMHLQAVPDEVMCRAFPVTLKGSARAWFNKLPPGSIRNFKELSTSFVSYFIAGQRYGKPATHLLTVKQGKWESLREYTTRFNKEVVQIDEADDNVSITAYIAGLYSGQFLYLVSQEPPKTMAELMLRAQKHMNAEEAVYARRARDGFDPQAGPSQIGEFSLTDKRRREAVRKSGGEPRNKKVDSRLSPKRGTTGGPPQGKYKQFTPLIATAEQILSNLQDDPDLKWPGKLRSDPSRRAKDKYCRFHRDHGHNTDDCIDLKQQIEDLIQRGRLQRFVTKKHQKQPRKEDVNKGRADEAPSRSRPIGEINVIHGGFAGGGESSHARKAHLRKLRTEEYLEINTIDRPNKIQKKEEIHIIFSEEDLKGIQTPHDDPLVITIVIANYLTRRVLIDSGSLADILYLYAYD, from the coding sequence ATGCCCCAATTGGAGACGTTCAATGGTTCCACGGGCCCATTGGATCATCTTGAAACATATAAATCCTTGATGCACTTACAAGCAGTGCCCGACGAGGTAATGTGCCGAGCATTCCCAGTTACCCTCAAAGGAAGTGCTCGAGCATGGTTCAATAAGCTCCCGCCGGGAAGTATACGTAACTTTAAAGAACTTAGCACAAGCTTTGTAAGTTACTTCATTGCTGGTCAACGCTACGGCAAACCCGCAACGCATCTCCTGACAGTAAAACAAGGGAAATGGGAATCATTAAGAGAATACACCACAAGGTTTAATAAGGAGGTGGTCCAAATAGATGAAGCTGACGACAACGTGAGCATAACCGCCTATATTGCTGGATTGTATTCAGGGCAATTTCTATATCTTGTGTCCCAAGAACCACCAAAAACCATGGCAGAGCTCATGCTCAGAGCTCAAAAGCATATGAACGCAGAAGAGGCTGTCTATGCCAGGCGTGCACGTGATGGTTTTGATCCCCAAGCAGGGCCGTCACAGATTGGCGAATTCTCCCTAACAGACAAAAGAAGGCGAGAAGCTGTCCGCAAATCAGGGGGAGAACCTAGAAATAAAAAGGTGGACTCAAGGTTATCCCCCAAAAGAGGGACAACCGGAGGACCTCCCCAAGGAAAATACAAACAGTTTACCCCACTCATAGCTACGGCAGAGCAGATCCTTAGCAATCTACAAGACGATCCAGACCTCAAGTGGCCAGGAAAGTTGAGGTCTGATCCTAGTCGGAGAGCTAAGGATAAATACTGCAGGTTCCACAGGGACCACGGACATAATACAGATGATTGCATCGACTTGAAACAGCAGATTGAGGATTTAATTCAAAGAGGGAGACTTCAGCGTTTTGTAACAAAGAAACACCAGAAGCAACCCAGAAAGGAAGATGTAAACAAAGGGCGAGCAGATGAAGCTCCATCTCGCTCCAGACCCATTGGGGAGATCAATGTCATTCATGGAGGATTTGCCGGAGGTGGAGAGTCCAGCCATGCAAGAAAGGCCCATCTGAGAAAATTGCGAACAGAGGAATATTTGGAGATCAACACGATTGACCGGCCAAACAAAATCCAGAAAAAAGAGGAGATACACATCATTTTCTCAGAAGAAGACCTCAAAGGGATTCAGACTCCCCATGATGATCCTTTAGTCATAACCATTGTCATAGCAAATTACCTTACACGAAGAGTATTGATCGATAGCGGAAGCTTAGCTGATATACTCTACCTTTATGCATATGACTAG